From the genome of Silurus meridionalis isolate SWU-2019-XX chromosome 12, ASM1480568v1, whole genome shotgun sequence, one region includes:
- the ypel2b gene encoding protein yippee-like 2 isoform X3, whose amino-acid sequence MLTMTRSKTFQAYLPTCHRTYSCIHCRAHLANHDELISKSFQGSQGRAYLFNSVVNVGCGPAEERVLLTGLHAVADIYCENCKTTLGWKYEHAFESSQKYKEGKFIIELAHMIKDNGWD is encoded by the exons ATGCTCACCATGACGCGCTCCAAAACCTTCCAGGCCTACCTTCCCACCTGTCACCGCACCTACAGCTGCATCCACTGCCGCGCACACCTCGCCAACCACGACGAGCTCATCTCGAAG TCTTTTCAAGGGAGCCAAGGCAGAGCGTATCTTTTCAACTCTGT GGTGAATGTAGGTTGTGGTCCAGCAGAAGAGCGAGTGCTCCTCACTGGTCTGCATGCAGTAGCAGACATCTACTGTGAGAACTGCAAAACAACACTAGGTTGGAAATAT GAGCATGCCTTTGAGAGCAGCCAGAAGTATAAGGAGGGTAAGTTCATCATCGAACTGGCCCACATGATAAAGGACAATGGATGGGACTGA